In Dioscorea cayenensis subsp. rotundata cultivar TDr96_F1 chromosome 11, TDr96_F1_v2_PseudoChromosome.rev07_lg8_w22 25.fasta, whole genome shotgun sequence, a single genomic region encodes these proteins:
- the LOC120272491 gene encoding uncharacterized protein At4g15970-like — protein sequence MLITGDQVARRRLLQAILLLAAVAIPCTLLYLSTTPSITWSLLSNPSPPNSSSSSSSSSSSSSQDLRKVLKAAAMEDKKTVILTTVNSAWISLGSVVDLFMESFKVGNGTSELLDHLVVVTMDEKGYVRCMQVHKHCFALTTEGVDFSQQKNFMSGDYLKMMWRRLEFLGTVIQLGFDFIFSDTDIMWFRNPLLHFYEDGDFQIACDHFVGNPNDLNNKPNGGFMYVKSNNKTINFFKYWFKSKERYPGVNEQDVLNLIKKNTFTRESGVKMRFLDTTYFGGFCEPSKDFDKVCTMHANCCIGLGRKIHDLRLMLNDWRRYIFMSPEERQSRKISWSVPKKCSLAPLG from the exons ATGCTAATCACCGGAGATCAAGTGGCACGGCGGCGCCTCCTTCAGGCGATCCTCCTCCTCGCCGCAGTGGCCATCCCATGCACTCTCCTCTACCTCAGCACCACGCCATCCATCACCTGGTCTCTCCTCTCCAACCCTTCTCCACCgaactcctcctcctcctcttcctcctcctcctcctcctcctcccaagACCTCCGGAAAGTTCTCAAGGCCGCGGCCATGGAGGACAAGAAGACGGTGATCTTAACGACGGTGAACTCGGCGTGGATATCACTGGGTTCGGTGGTGGATTTGTTCATGGAGAGCTTCAAGGTTGGGAATGGGACGAGTGAGTTGTTGGATCATTTGGTGGTGGTGACCATGGATGAGAAGGGTTACGTGAGGTGCATGCAGGTGCACAAACACTGCTTCGCGTTGACCACTGAAGGCGTTGACTTTTCACAGCAGAAGAACTTCATGTCCGGTGATTACTTGAAGATGATGTGGAGGAGGCTTGAGTTTCTTGGAACTGTTATTCAGTTGGGCTTTGACTTCATTTTCTCG GACACTGATATAATGTGGTTTAGAAATCCTCTACTACATTTCTATGAAGATGGAGATTTTCAAATAGCATGTGACCATTTTGTGGGCAATCCAAATGACTTAAACAATAAACCAAACGGAGGTTTCATGTATGTGAAATCAAACAACAAGACCATAAATTTTTTCAAGTATTGgttcaaatcaaaagaaaggtatccTGGTGTCAATGAACAAGATGTTCTCAATTtgatcaagaaaaatacatttaCAAGAGAATCGGGAGTAAAGATGAGATTTCTAGATACCACTTATTTTGGTGGTTTTTGTGAACCGAGTAAAGATTTTGACAAAGTTTGCACAATGCATGCTAATTGTTGTATTGGTTTAGGAAGGAAAATTCATGACCTTCGTCTGATGCTTAATGATTGGAgaagatatatatttatgagtCCGGAAGAGAGACAAAGTCGAAAAATATCTTGGAGTGTGCCGAAGAAATGTAGTCTTGCTCCGCTTGGGTAG